In Salvia miltiorrhiza cultivar Shanhuang (shh) chromosome 4, IMPLAD_Smil_shh, whole genome shotgun sequence, the DNA window TTGTTGTTTGATGCCCCAATTGAAACACATGAAGTATCGGCTCTACATGATACACCTATTGGTGTGGAAGATATCCCCTGGACAGGGACTGATAGACGGGTGCGGGGTTCATCGTCCCGCGATGGTTCTCGTGGAAAAGCTAGGGAAAAGCGCGTTCGTCAGCCTACTCCGTCTTCATCATCTAGCAGCGGTGAGCAAGCAAACCGCCGTGTAGACCGCGAGTACATAGATAATGCTGTCAGGAGGATTGATGCGGCAAATGAGGCGAGAATGCAACGACACAGCGATGCTTTGCATGAACGAGTCCATTTGATGTGCAATGGACTCATCCAACGAAACATGCGATGTATTCTGCTCATAAGTGGATGCACTAGGTATATCCATGGAAGGTCGGTATACATCACGCTGCGATGGATAATTCCTTCCATTGTCAGTCACAAAAACTTGTGGCTCGACCTCATTGGTGCATAACAGCCGAAGTTGATCATCATTAATTAACAAGGAACGAATCAGCCGACCACTGCGAGTTCTTGAAAAACAATA includes these proteins:
- the LOC131021216 gene encoding uncharacterized protein LOC131021216 isoform X2, with product MDQPNEGHPVFLRADTINSTWDVGTYYKIKYLSKEQQILELQPDEFELTTMYYLSTLGFDLGQPGEEDDNQEEEPHPSGSLNDIHRARHEETPDLLFDAPIETHEVSALHDTPIGVEDIPWTGTDRRVRGSSSRDGSRGKAREKRVRQPTPSSSSSSGEQANRRVDREYIDNAVRRIDAANEARMQRHSDALHERVHLMCNGLIQRNMRCILLISGCTRYIHGRSVYITLRWIIPSIVSHKNLWLDLIGA